The following are from one region of the Deinococcus budaensis genome:
- a CDS encoding fluoride efflux transporter FluC, whose translation MNAWLWVMAGGAVGAAARYGVQLALWPLVSRGGFPWAVLGINVVGSFALGLTLSLVGRGLWPEAARLAFGTGVLGAFTTFSTFSVELDELLTRGAGGLAALYAALSVGLGVGAAAAGRVLGARL comes from the coding sequence ATGAATGCGTGGCTGTGGGTGATGGCGGGCGGCGCGGTGGGGGCCGCCGCGCGGTACGGCGTGCAACTGGCGCTGTGGCCGCTGGTGTCGCGCGGTGGGTTTCCCTGGGCGGTGCTGGGCATCAACGTGGTGGGGTCCTTTGCGCTGGGCCTCACCCTCAGTCTGGTGGGGCGCGGGCTGTGGCCGGAGGCGGCGCGGCTGGCCTTCGGGACCGGGGTGCTGGGGGCGTTCACGACCTTTTCGACCTTCAGCGTGGAGCTGGACGAGCTGCTCACGCGCGGGGCGGGGGGGCTGGCCGCGCTGTACGCCGCCCTCAGCGTGGGCCTGGGCGTGGGGGCGGCGGCGGCAGGCCGCGTGCTCGGGGCGCGGCTGTGA
- the xseA gene encoding exodeoxyribonuclease VII large subunit, with the protein MTGRRRKKSETPRPPEQFLDLADVLAYVGQVIARGVPGAVWVRAEIASLTDRRHLYLDLVQLGEEGEVAKCRATVWARERYALEGKFRRATGGTLTAGLKVLLFCTAEFHPQYGFSLNVLDVAPEFTLGDAALRLEALRETLVREGVYGLNRTLPTPTDFARVAVISPEGAAGLGDFRRETDALEAAGVVEFVYLEATFQGAAASASLTAAVAQARAAHEHAPLDALVLIRGGGAVTDLAWLNDLALARALATFPAPVITGLGHARDDTLPDEVAALRTDTPSKAAALIVRTVAEAAAQAQDQARTIRAHAREVLVNADAGARWTLDRLLTAARRQTDAAHTQTDALMRQALGLTPQRTLARGYALVRDQEGQPVTRAAAVQPGETLTLEFADGVVGVRAEGR; encoded by the coding sequence GTGACCGGGCGCAGACGCAAGAAGAGCGAGACCCCCCGCCCACCCGAGCAGTTTCTCGACCTCGCGGACGTGCTGGCCTACGTGGGGCAGGTCATCGCGCGGGGGGTGCCCGGCGCGGTGTGGGTGCGTGCCGAGATCGCTTCCCTGACCGACCGCCGCCACCTCTACCTCGATCTGGTGCAGCTGGGCGAGGAAGGCGAGGTCGCCAAGTGCCGCGCGACCGTGTGGGCGCGCGAGCGCTACGCCCTGGAGGGCAAGTTCCGCCGGGCGACCGGGGGAACGTTGACGGCGGGTCTCAAGGTGCTGCTGTTTTGCACCGCCGAGTTTCATCCCCAGTACGGCTTTTCCCTCAACGTGCTCGACGTGGCGCCCGAGTTCACCCTGGGCGACGCGGCGCTGCGCCTCGAGGCCCTGCGGGAGACGCTGGTGCGCGAGGGCGTATACGGGCTGAACCGCACCCTGCCCACCCCGACCGACTTCGCGCGGGTGGCGGTCATCAGCCCCGAGGGGGCAGCGGGCCTGGGCGACTTCCGGCGCGAGACGGACGCGCTGGAGGCCGCCGGGGTGGTGGAGTTCGTGTATCTGGAAGCGACCTTCCAGGGGGCGGCGGCGTCGGCCAGCCTGACGGCGGCCGTGGCGCAGGCGCGCGCGGCGCACGAGCACGCGCCTCTCGACGCGCTGGTGCTGATCCGGGGCGGGGGGGCCGTGACCGACCTGGCCTGGCTCAACGATCTGGCGCTGGCCCGCGCCCTCGCCACCTTTCCGGCGCCCGTGATCACCGGGCTGGGCCACGCCCGCGACGATACCCTCCCCGACGAGGTGGCGGCCCTCCGCACCGACACGCCCAGCAAGGCCGCCGCCCTGATCGTGCGGACGGTGGCGGAGGCCGCCGCCCAGGCCCAGGACCAGGCCCGCACCATCCGCGCCCACGCCCGCGAGGTGCTGGTCAACGCCGACGCCGGGGCCAGGTGGACCCTGGACCGCCTCCTCACGGCGGCCCGCCGCCAGACCGACGCCGCCCACACCCAGACTGACGCCCTGATGCGCCAGGCCCTGGGCCTGACGCCCCAGCGCACCCTGGCACGCGGCTACGCCCTGGTGCGGGATCAGGAGGGCCAGCCCGTGACGCGGGCCGCAGCCGTGCAGCCGGGGGAGACCCTGACCCTGGAATTCGCGGACGGCGTGGTCGGCGTGCGGGCGGAGGGGAGGTAG
- a CDS encoding D-alanyl-D-alanine carboxypeptidase, which produces MRFLLALNLTVLALLAGLTGSRAQAPAAADVTLRRVAAPVPGVPLSPAVERALAGLPEGVRVGLLVRDLETGQVLEARGAGVPLIPASTVKLVTAASVLVDRGGADGWWSTDLTRPAAGGSRASAPHLTLRGGADPTLRVAGGPNSLRALAKQAFARGLREVGEVRLDETRLSARGWQDLVLGVPMTPLRLAEWQDASPASAAEARARAGAALIAELRRAGVRVASDTVGTAPAFSPYIPPPRRDARGKWLPPDPLIPAERRPEQGVASVRSAPPSGVLAATLRPSDNLLSEELLATLAVRPGMGGTLHSALRRERAVLRRLQVDLRGVHLADGSGLSRENRLTPRALVDLLDVMHDLPYRVGGAQAELPAGTYRARRNVFAEALPQAGTGGDKDGRGGTLALRLGGSGLDVRAKTGTLPGVSALAGYVTGRSGHTLAFAVLMNGPEDSPILTLRAVQDEVVRVVAGAH; this is translated from the coding sequence GTGCGCTTTTTGCTGGCCCTCAACCTGACTGTCCTCGCCCTGCTGGCCGGGCTGACGGGGTCGCGGGCGCAGGCCCCGGCCGCGGCGGACGTGACCCTGCGGCGGGTGGCGGCGCCGGTACCGGGCGTCCCCCTCAGCCCCGCCGTGGAGCGCGCCCTGGCCGGGCTGCCGGAGGGCGTGCGGGTGGGCCTGCTGGTGCGCGACCTGGAGACCGGGCAGGTGCTGGAAGCGCGCGGGGCAGGCGTCCCGCTGATTCCGGCGAGTACGGTGAAGCTGGTCACGGCGGCCTCGGTGCTGGTGGACCGGGGCGGGGCGGACGGCTGGTGGAGCACCGACCTGACCCGCCCCGCTGCGGGCGGAAGCCGCGCGAGCGCGCCGCACCTGACCCTGCGCGGCGGGGCCGACCCGACCCTCCGCGTGGCGGGCGGCCCCAACAGCCTCAGGGCGCTGGCCAAGCAGGCCTTTGCCCGGGGCCTGCGCGAGGTCGGTGAGGTCCGCCTTGACGAGACGCGTCTCAGCGCGCGGGGCTGGCAGGACCTGGTGCTGGGCGTGCCCATGACCCCCCTGCGCCTGGCCGAGTGGCAAGACGCGTCCCCGGCCTCCGCCGCCGAGGCCAGGGCGCGGGCGGGCGCGGCGCTGATCGCGGAGTTGCGCCGCGCCGGGGTGCGGGTCGCGTCCGACACGGTGGGGACCGCGCCCGCCTTCTCCCCCTACATTCCGCCTCCGCGCCGCGACGCGCGGGGAAAGTGGCTGCCGCCCGACCCGCTGATTCCTGCGGAGCGCCGCCCCGAGCAGGGGGTGGCCTCGGTGCGCAGCGCGCCGCCTTCCGGGGTGCTGGCCGCCACCCTGCGTCCCAGCGACAACCTGCTGTCCGAGGAACTGCTCGCCACCCTGGCCGTGCGCCCCGGCATGGGCGGCACGCTGCACAGCGCCCTGCGCCGCGAGCGCGCGGTGCTGCGCCGCTTGCAGGTGGACCTGCGGGGCGTTCACCTCGCGGATGGCAGCGGCCTGAGCCGCGAAAACCGCCTGACGCCGCGCGCGCTGGTAGACCTGCTGGACGTCATGCACGACCTGCCCTACCGGGTGGGGGGGGCGCAGGCCGAGTTGCCAGCCGGCACCTACCGGGCACGCCGCAACGTCTTTGCCGAGGCGCTGCCGCAGGCGGGCACCGGGGGCGACAAGGACGGGCGCGGCGGCACGCTGGCGCTGAGACTCGGGGGCAGCGGGCTGGACGTGCGGGCCAAGACGGGCACCCTGCCGGGGGTCTCGGCGCTCGCGGGGTACGTCACGGGGCGCAGCGGGCATACGCTGGCCTTTGCCGTGCTGATGAACGGGCCGGAGGACAGTCCGATCCTGACGCTGCGGGCGGTGCAGGATGAGGTGGTTCGGGTGGTGGCGGGGGCGCATTAG